A section of the Malania oleifera isolate guangnan ecotype guangnan chromosome 2, ASM2987363v1, whole genome shotgun sequence genome encodes:
- the LOC131147819 gene encoding serine carboxypeptidase 1-like, with translation MSCKLRHKLHSKMLKLAVFLCVLCLLCIAFNTDANNQVDNLHRLIMSRRSQNPPLSVSWAGLDAAEEHLPVFVEPQDGLMEADRIDKLPGQPQGVDFHQFSGYVTVDPKAGKALFYYFVESPKNSSTNPLLLWLNGGPGCSSFGYGAMTELGPFRVNSDGKTLFRNKYSWNNVANVIFLESPAGVGFSYSNTTSDYQRTGDKSTAKDSYTFLVNWLERFPQYKTRDFFIAGESYAGHYVPQLAYTILLNNKNTNKTIINLKGIAIGNAYMDYAMTKMGKFDYLWTHAMNSDETNKGIHSHCDFENLSSSTQCESFEDKSYLEKGYIDLYNIYAPLCFNASLKNGSTTGSIYNFDPCSDYYIDSYLNIPEVQAALHANRTAWSICRSFSWTDGPNSILPIIKDLMAKSIRIWIYSGDMDAVVPITSSRYSINSLKLPIVSAWRSWYTSNEVGGYVVQYKGLTLATVKGAGHLVPTNQPERALTMISSFLRGYLPPSSP, from the exons ATGTCATGCAAATTAAGGCACAAGTTACACAGCAAGATGCTTAAACTTGCAGTTTTCCTGTGTGTGTTGTGCCTTTTGTGCATTGCCTTCAACACTGATGCTAATAATCAGGTTGACAACCTTCATAGATTAATCATGTCAAGAAGGTCACAGAACCCGCCTCTTTCCGTTTCTTGGGCAGGACTAGATGCAGCAGAAGAGCATTTACCTGTGTTTGTCGAACCCCAAGATGGGTTGATGGAAGCTGATAGGATCGATAAGCTTCCGGGGCAACCACAAGGGGTGGATTTTCATCAGTTCTCAGGCTATGTTACAGTGGATCCTAAGGCTGGAAAAGCACTCTTCTATTATTTTGTTGAGTCCCCAAAGAACTCTTCCACTAATCCTTTGCTCCTGTGGCTCAATGGAG GGCCAGGATGTTCCTCTTTTGGTTATGGAGCCATGACGGAATTAGGACCCTTCAGAGTCAATAGTGATGGCAAAACACTTTTCAGAAACAAATATTCATGGAACAATG TGGCCAATGTGATCTTCCTGGAATCTCCGGCTGGTGTGGGGTTTTCATATTCGAACACAACCTCTGATTACCAGCGGACAGGAGATAAGAGCACTGCCAAAGATTCCTATACTTTTCTCGTCAACTGGCTCGAAAGGTTCCCACAATACAAAACTAGAGACTTCTTCATAGCGGGGGAGAGCTATGCTGGCCACTACGTGCCTCAACTCGCATACACCATTCTTCTCAACAACAAGAATACAAATAAAACCATAATTAACCTCAAAGGCATAGCT ATAGGGAATGCATACATGGATTATGCTATGACTAAAATGGGGAAATTTGATTACTTATGGACACATGCCATGAACTCTGATGAAACCAACAAAGGCATCCATTCTCACTGTGACTTTGAGAATTTAAGTTCATCTACCCAATGTGAGAGCTTTGAAGACAAATCTTATTTGGAAAAGGGTTATATTGATTTGTACAACATTTATGCACCACTTTGCTTCAATGCTTCACTAAAAAATGGATCAACAACTGGTTCT ATTTACAATTTCGATCCCTGTTCGGACTACTACATAGACTCATATTTGAATATCCCTGAAGTGCAAGCAGCTCTTCATGCTAATCGAACAGCCTGGAGCATTTGTAG ATCTTTCAGCTGGACAGACGGACCAAATAGCATCCTACCCATCATCAAGGATCTAATGGCCAAAAGTATAAGGATATGGATTTACAG TGGGGATATGGATGCTGTCGTTCCGATTACTTCATCCAGGTACTCCATAAACAGCCTCAAACTCCCCATTGTTTCTGCTTGGCGCTCATGGTACACCAGCAATGAG GTGGGCGGATATGTGGTGCAATATAAAGGATTGACGTTAGCGACAGTGAAAGGAGCTGGACACTTGGTTCCAACCAACCAACCAGAGAGAGCATTAACCATGATCTCATCATTCCTTCGAGGATATCTCCCTCCTTCCTCACCATGA
- the LOC131147820 gene encoding serine carboxypeptidase 1-like, giving the protein MGSFILSYNTALSGKLRQKLHSKMPKLAVFQCVLCLLCIASSTDANNQVDNLHRLIMSRRSQNPPLSVSWAGLDAAEEHLPVFVEPQDGLMETDRIDKLPGQPQGVDFYQFSGYVTVDPKAGKALFYYFIESPKNSSTDPLLLWLNGGPGCSSFGFGAMMELGPFRVNSDGKTLFRNKYSWNNVANVIFLESPAGVGFSYSNTTSDYQRTGDASTARDAYTFLVNWLERFPQYKTRDFFIAGESYAGHYVPQLAYTILLNNKNTTKTIINLKGIAIGNAWIDDATNTMGLFDYLWTHAINSDETNKGLHSYCDFGNLSSSTQCQSFEEKAFREMGDIDFYNIYAPICRDASLKNESTGSIYNFDPCSDYYIDSYLNIPEVQAALHANRTTWSACRSFNWTDSPSTTLPIIMDLMASGMRVWIYSGDLDARVPITSSRYSINSLKLPIVSTWHPWYTNSEVGGYVEQYKGLTLATVRGAGHIVPTHQPERALIMISSFLRGNLPPSSP; this is encoded by the exons atggggtcATTCATTCTAAGCTATAACACAGCATTATCGGGCAAATTAAGGCAAAAGTTACACAGCAAGATGCCTAAACTTGCAGTTTTCCAGTGTGTGTTGTGCCTTTTGTGCATTGCCTCTAGTACTGATGCTAATAATCAGGTTGACAACCTTCACAGATTGATCATGTCAAGAAGGTCACAGAACCCGCCTCTTTCCGTTTCTTGGGCAGGACTAGATGCAGCAGAGGAGCATTTGCCTGTGTTTGTCGAACCCCAAGATGGGTTGATGGAAACCGATAGGATCGATAAGCTGCCGGGGCAACCACAAGGGGTGGATTTTTATCAGTTCTCAGGCTATGTTACAGTGGATCCTAAGGCTGGAAAAGCGCTCTTCTATTATTTTATCGAGTCCCCAAAGAACTCTTCCACTGATCCTTTGCTCCTGTGGCTCAACGGAG GGCCAGGTTGCTCCTCTTTTGGTTTTGGAGCCATGATGGAACTAGGACCCTTCAGAGTCAACAGTGATGGCAAAACACTCTTCAGAAACAAATATTCATGGAACAATG TGGCCAATGTAATCTTCTTGGAATCTCCGGCCGGTGTGGGGTTCTCGTATTCGAACACAACCTCCGATTACCAACGAACCGGCGATGCGAGCACTGCCAGAGATGCCTACACTTTTCTCGTCAACTGGCTCGAAAGGTTCCCACAATACAAAACCAGAGACTTCTTCATAGCGGGGGAGAGCTATGCTGGCCACTACGTGCCTCAACTCGCATACACCATTCTTCTCAACAACAAGAACACGACTAAAACCATAATTAACCTCAAAGGCATAGCT ATAGGGAATGCGTGGATTGATGATGCTACAAATACAATGGGGTTGTTTGATTATTTATGGACACATGCCATAAATTCTGATGAAACCAACAAGGGCCTCCATTCTTACTGTGACTTTGGGAATTTAAGTTCATCTACCCAATGTCAGAGCTTTGAAGAGAAGGCTTTTCGCGAAATGGGTGATATTGATTTCTACAACATTTATGCACCAATCTGCCGCGATGCTTCACTCAAAAACGAGTCCACAGGTTCT ATTTACAATTTCGATCCTTGTTCAGACTACTACATTGACTCATATTTGAATATCCCTGAAGTGCAAGCAGCTCTCCATGCTAATCGAACAACTTGGAGTGCTTGTAG aTCTTTCAACTGGACTGACAGCCCCAGTACCACCCTACCAATCATTATGGATCTTATGGCAAGTGGTATGAGGGTATGGATTTACAG TGGGGATCTAGATGCTCGCGTGCCGATTACTTCATCCAGATACTCCATAAACAGCCTCAAGCTCCCCATTGTCTCCACTTGGCATCCATGGTACACCAACAGTGAG GTGGGCGGATATGTGGAGCAATACAAAGGATTAACATTAGCAACAGTCAGAGGAGCTGGACATATCGTTCCAACCCACCAACCAGAGAGAGCATTGATCATGATCTCATCATTCCTTCGAGGAAACCTCCCACCTTCCTCGCCATGA